A stretch of the Uranotaenia lowii strain MFRU-FL chromosome 3, ASM2978415v1, whole genome shotgun sequence genome encodes the following:
- the LOC129752281 gene encoding serine protease SP24D-like — MNAFLSVLATVALFGSALAASNRVVGGEFAERGQFPFQAAITFRGQLRCGAVLVTEKFLLTTASCFYDGDNQIPQQRLGAFLGSERLMIAGVHRRIKAITEHENFEKATLKNDLAIVELNKPVEFTDALGAATLHETAFSEGGPITVAGWGRTAELENTSYKLKFGTLNVLSEADCQTELGDRYYQGALCAKTEEAGVCVGDYGGPAVSDNALVGIASYTVDGACGTDKPDVFVDVGYFYDFIKEHTGSA; from the exons ATGAACGCTTTCCTGTCCGTTTTGGCCACAGTGGCTCTGTTTGGAAGCGCCCTGGCAGCATCGAATCGAGTTGTGGGAGGAGAGTTTGCCGAACGTGGACAGTTTCCTTTCCAGGCCGCCATCACCTTCCGGGGACAATTGCGCTGCGGTGCTGTTCTGGTCACTGAAAAGTTCCTGCTGACGACTGCTTCCTGTTTCTATGATGGCGACAACCA aattcctCAACAGAGGCTGGGAGCCTTCCTGGGTAGCGAACGGTTGATGATCGCCGGAGTTCATCGTCGTATCAAGGCCATCACCGAACACGAAAACTTCGAAAAGGCCACTCTCAAGAACGATCTGGCCATCGTGGAGTTGAACAAACCCGTAGAATTCACCGATGCTCTGGGTGCTGCTACTCTTCATGAAACGGCCTTCTCCGAGGGTGGTCCGATTACTGTGGCCGGATGGGGACGCACTGCTGAGCTGGAGAACACTTCCTACAAACTGAAGTTTGGCACCTTGAACGTTCTGTCGGAAGCAGATTGCCAAACCGAGCTTGGAGATCGTTACTACCAGGGAGCTCTCTGTGCCAAGACCGAGGAAGctggagtttgtgtg gGTGATTATGGTGGTCCAGCTGTCAGTGATAATGCCCTGGTCGGTATTGCTAGCTACACTGTTGATGGTGCCTGTGGAACCGACAAACCCGATGTGTTCGTTGATGTTGGATACTTCTACGATTTCATCAAAGAACATACTGGATCAGCTTAG